The Branchiostoma floridae strain S238N-H82 chromosome 12, Bfl_VNyyK, whole genome shotgun sequence genome segment GTTGGTACTGTTGTAAAGTGATTTATTTTTGCTGGGACTTAATTTCCAGTTAGGGtgaaaaaggaggtttttgcgATGTCTAAAATTTACAGTTGAAACAACTCAGAGTCTGTATTTCTTAACAACTGAATACATTACAACACATGTACCTtcattttcacggaggtaaagATAAGTCATTTTGAAGATCTATCTTTGTCCACGGGTTAATGTAAGTAGGGCAAAATGAACTTCACTGTGTTTTATACTTTTTATGTATTATTTGGTATCAGTTTGGTAGGGCTAAAGTaggttgttgttttgattagtGCCACAGAGCTGTAGCCAGAGTGAGAAGTATGGAGATTTGCATTTTGATTACTGTCGTCTGGAGACGAAGGTTCGTCTCCGCGTGTGACAGGTGTAAATGTTTCACACCAAAGCCATAGACAGAACTAACACATAGACGGTAGTCGCCCAGCCTTTGATATCTAGAACAACAGAGAGACTTCAAAAGCATTGTCACCTCTATAGTATGTATGAATACGTGAATTTGTATGAATAAAACAGGACAAGCTTGCTGGTAgggaagagagagagatgagTTGTGTCAGTCGTGCGTGGAGTGCAGACACGAGGATGTAGCTCTCCAGCAAGCAGTCCGGGTGTATGCGGAAAATGGCCTGTGTCTCTGCGTGTTGTTCTTCCCTTCAGTCTTAGACTCTCGGCAGCAATTCCAAATAAGAACCCGGGGCCACAACATCTGCCCCCTTTCTTACATTAACCtatatcagtttttttaatTAACGGGATATCAAGTACATGGGTGGTgctttcaaactgtaatattcttttgtatagaaaatattgcaatttgaaaccatcgtccatcaacttgatatcccaaaatacactttaaaaacaacagatataggttaccccaaggataaaggtgaactagcattataaataattgaacatacaatgtattagaaATTTCACAGTTGCTCAATTTTGCAGTTGTATGGAAGAAAACCAAAGCTATTGATAGAAGGGGgaagttcagtaccaaggacagggacggAACTGCAGTTACTAGAACtgaaaaaatcatttctttttgtgGGGAATTAGTTTTACATCTTTCTCTTCTCCAGATATTGAGGATATGAAAGACTTGCTGGAAGGAGATTCTCCTGGAGGAGCGCTGAGGAGCAGCCCACAGAGGAGACACTCCTGGGAAGGGTCATTTGATGATGTCTCCATAGCCAACCTGCAAATAGAACAACTCAAGAAGGAAAGGAATAAGGAGTAAGTGCCACATCAGGATGTATACATAAAATGCACATGTTCAATGATACTTAAACTGTAAtgcatttatgaaggttagacattaaGGTAAACAGTAttcaaagacaattcaatctctgaaACTGGATAGGATTTAGAGATGACTTCTTGATGTTTTGAATGACATCCATTGTTATAGTTTGTCAGCGTAGGAGGAgcaatggatgtcactcaaaacgtccggaagtaatcTCAGAATCTTATCCagttatagagattgaattgcctttaaatattgttgtaacagtggggttcaagcgctgctaaactgaccatgccaaatgggtCTGACCCTTTTGGCATAGTGTTTAcccgccaaggcccgggtttGATTCCCAGTGTTAAAACCAATGTAAGAGGCAAGTAGAAACAGTgtcctggctcccaggatttgaacctgtGCTGAACCCGGGCAGCCAGCTTACAAACCCAATGCGCTAACCACTACTCCAAAAAGTGTCAGActtgtttggcatggtcagaTTAGTGGtgtttgaaccccactgttataaTGAAGCGAATGAGAATGTTGAACTTTTGCTTCATACAATCTTTCAAGTTTCCTTGGTTCTTCTGTTGCCCCAAGGCTGAATGCAGGCCATGATGCCCAGCAGGTGCTGATCGCTAAGTGTGTACAGAATGCCCAGAGACTGGTACAGCAGAAACACTGTGACAAGGCTGTCAAGATTTATGAACAAGTCGACAGACTGTTTCCTCACCAGAAGGATTGTCTGCTAGGATTGGGTAAGGCTGTAGAATTACTGTACATTCAGTTATTTTTGCTGTGTATTAGGGTTATGGTTCAAACAATTTGGGAGTACATTTGAAACCGTtaaaaatgcatatttgtgGTATTATGAATTGGCAGGGGAGTGGTCACAAAAATTGTGTGAAGATGAAACATTTAAAGATTTGCAATATTCAATTTTTCTTCCTAGCCTCCATCTATAGCAGCGCAGGTCGCCCAGAGAAAGCCCTGGAGTACCTCAGGACATCTGTAGAGGCTTTTCCCGACCATGCAGACCTCAAATGCCGGTGTGTACAACGAGTTGCATTGtatgacatgtaacgttaagtgtAGTAGTGTAGTTCAGAATATTATGAGATTTAAAACAGTCTACAAAAACCTGACATCAGACAAAGATGAATGATGTTACAGTTACACAAAAGCATATCAAACACAGAACAAGAGAATTTAATGTAATGAAAAAACGTCCCAATCACATGACCTTGAACTACAATGTTTGTGACCTTCAGCCTTGCGGACTGCCTGCTTGAACTTGGACATGGGAAGGAGGCAAGCCGACTCCTGTATGAAGCTAAGGACATCCTGGAGAAGAAACCCGACACAAAACGTACCCAGCTGTTAGATCTTCAGGTAAGGGCAAACATCTGAGTCATTCAAATGACATTATAAACTTTTATACCCCATCTCTATACACAAAGTACATCCAGGcttttaccaacaagcttttgatcagccCTCTGATACATCTCAAGTGGAattgacccaaagcctatgtctgGTCTAAGTGGACAGCTGATTACAATGACAGGCATTTTAATGATTATTGTGTCAGTGTGAAAGTTTATCTATGAAACCAACAAAATTGGTCACTGTAGGCCAGATGGTCCTCATGTAAATGTGGTcgcttgtacaggtttgactgtagttgtaatTACTGTACCAGCACTTAAGGGTATTGAACACTAATGTCACATTGTCATTGTAAATATAACTGTAATACTGTAGTAATTAATCAGATCTATTAAGCCTGAGATCTCAGGTCAGCTAATCATTCAATGGGGAATGTCTCCCATTTAGGTGCAGCTTGCAAAGGCCTTTATACTACTGGGGAAACACACAATGGCTCTACATATGTGCCAGGTAACATTTTGCCTTTAAAATTATTATTTTATTCTTactcattattatcattattcttTATTCTTATTCTTAATTGTCATCATCTAGCATGATCCAAAGGCCACCTCAAGgttacaagttacatgtacatgaatataactgaaacaacatttcttttctaacaatgtgtttctggatattccCTGTCAACTTGTAGCCCATTTGCACTTCTTTTTCCACTTGCtttgggcaaaaaaaaaatgacactgaTCTCTGGCAATCATCCCTTTGAAACCCGTAACGCTGTTTCACATTCATCCACAActgttacctatatccgttctttttgataacaaggtatttagggatatcaagttgaagacggtggtttaaaactgcaatattttgataatAGTACAATTTAAAACCATTGTCCATTGACtcaatatccctaaatacccttttAATCAACACAACATTGGTCACCCCGCAAATAAAGGGGAACTAACGGTACATTGAACAACACAGGCGGTGGTGAGAGAGAAAAAGGACCACCTGGAGGGTCTGTTGGAGTACGCTGAGCTGACGTACAAGATGAGCACAGATCACGCCAGGGACGCCCTGACCATCGTCATGACCCTCATGGTCAACAAGAAGACCTGGATGTTACCCAGACACAGGCTGGTCAACATGATGAAACACATTCCTAATGGGCTGAAGATATTAGAGGGGTGAGTCATTGCTTCCATAACTCTGGGccttatttggggggggggggggttgagcgctcataatacacttttgctaaCCATTTCTTTTTGAGTTGCTTGTGCTGCCAAAAGAAATGGCAAGCAAAGGTATCATGGTATTCAAAACTGTTTACTGTAATAGTAATACTAAAAACTAGTTATAAAAAAATACTCAGAGAACTATGGAATCGTGCAGGGAACAGTGGAATGAAAGGAAGAAAGACTAATTGCAGCCAGAAGTTGTTTCAACAACCATTCTGATGTGCAGAATACAgtggatcatcatcatcatcatgatacaTTCATTTAGTCTAGATAGATATAAATGTAGCCAGAGGAGTAAGGAAAAGCTACAATGCAGGCAAAAAATGTCCACCTTTTcactattgtacaattttaCCATCAGGAGAAAACCAAAGCCATTCATAGAATCAAGgaattcagaaccaaggacagggataggaCTAGTCACTTAGACTGAAACCACTAACTTCATGTTTTTTCATTGGAGCTTAACTTTGGGATAGAAAGGGAAAGAGTATTCTTTTTAGATTTGCTGATTGTCTGATCATATatatgttgttttatttttacagggaaATCCATGAAGCCATCAAGTCAGTTCCTGCTCTGGTGTTCTTGTCCAATGTATTCAGGGACCacggaggtttgtttgtttgtttatttatttatttttcatttaaaTCAGGTGAATAGAAGTATCTAGCTTTGGTCAGGGATGCCATAAAACAAAGTTTGATGTAAttaaatactggatactactactactactagcttGGGTTAGGGAAACTGAAAAGCCGGATcaggaggtcccatgtttgagaagAGCCATACTTTGGGCACGTAAAAAAACCCACTACACTTATCAAAATGAGTTGGGGTCCATCACGGTGTGAGGtaatcaaaccttacagtctggtcttactCAGTTTCTTACCAATGGTGtcttatccatccatccacttcATGTCAGTGTCcactgaggcgggccgtcattgttctccacaATTCCCTGTCAGATGCTGTCCGTTGCAGCCCCTCCCAAGTGCATCCCATTTTGGCAAGGTCTTGCTCAATTGTTCTCTTCCAAATCATGGCCTCTTTCTTCTTCCTGCTGGGCTCCAGTTCAGTACCACCCTGGGACGTCTCAGCCTTGGCATTCGCACAACGTGTCCCAGGCAATGTGTGCTGTACTTAAAGGCAGTTTACTGGTTatgagaaacaaagaaacaaacaatgtTGTTTTCCTGTAGATGTCCTGAATGCCACCCAGCTGCTGGAGCATGCCATGCAGGTGGAGCCAGACCACTGCACATGTTTCCTCTCTCTCATCCACATGTTTGAGGCACAGGACAGGCATGCTGAAGCTTTTAAAAGGATTAGGTAAGGAAAAGATTTATAGTGAAGTTTACTTTCTTTGAATCATTGGGGCCTGCTTCCACTTGATTTCAACCATGAAGCAATCATTGAAAGAGAGAAATTAGTTATGGCATTGAAATCATATGATTTCATCTTTCTTTCTGCCCAGGGCATTCTTGAAGAAGCATCCTGACATGTCCATCGCTGGTCTGAAAAACAAAGTCTTCCTGCCAATTCTGAAGGCAGTTAAGGAGGACATATATCTCCATGGTGAGCTATTTCAATAGTTGgtcaaaaatttgttttacCATTTCCGATCACCACATGATATTTCTACCTAAGTCAGTAAGCCAGTGTGACCTAAGATAAATGGGTAGTTCCACAGTCTTTTGAGGCTGTAAGGGAagtgagttgttatccactgtgtctaggaaaCAGTATCTGGAGGTGGGAcccaaccctctcctcccaccaccTTTTATCTCCCCAACTAAagtaaggtacccatttttacaccagtgTGGAGTAAAGAAAgttgtgtgaagtgcctttcctaagggcacaaggtcGGTGACACAACAGGATTCGAACCACTGGACCACTTGATTCTGAGCCAAATGCCACACGACCCAACGGTATGGCCTAAATGAAAGTGAAACTTTTTATGTATCCTGTAGCCACCTATCCTCGAGTGTCAGGGATCTCAGCTGACGTCCAGCCACCCCAACAGAGAGCCTACAACGACCAAGAACTGAACCTGCTGGCCGTCATGTTCACTCTGGTGAAGATACTCTTTGTGAAGGGAGCCCTGGGCCTGCTGCCTTCTTTCACAAAACTGCtcggtaagtttttttttttttttctgttgtttttgtgacTGTGAAAGTCTCAGCTATAGAAATTATTCGGTAAGATTCTTGTCTTCAGGGCTTTGATACTGTaacatacaatatttttatTACACATTGGCACACATTGACAGGAATAGGAGTAACACTTCCTGTACAGTTACTCTATGTTAAAGAGTCTTCTtatgtttttatatttattAGTTGATAGCACCTTTTGAAGTGTAATTTCTGATGATCTAAGTGTCATTTCTCCCCACAGACCCAGCACATGCTGACAGAGACTTACACACAACCTTGATAAGGAATGAAGCTGCCTATTACTCCACAATAAGTCAGGTATAGACAGTTGAACACATTACCAATTACACAGTTGGACTGTTTTGACTTTGCATGGGAGAAAACCAAAGCCACTGATATAAGGGggtaattcagcaccaaggacagggacagaaTTGCTGTCACTTGGactaaaatactgtaaattcatttagtTTTGCAGGGACTTTTGATGTAAAAACGTAAAGGAGGCATTCTCAGTGTTCTATAGTGTATAGAACAGTAGTAATGCAAGGGAAATGCATATTTACAGTGTCATAAATTCATAGTGGCTaagtcactgcaaaaactgtgGGCTGGAATAAGACCATCGTGAATGTTTTAATATTTGCACAATATTTACTGTATCAAAGGATATTACTCTGTTGTAGATAAATATCTCTACTAAAAAGTAAAGAGCTTCAATTTACCTTTCTTATTTGAATGGTTAAAGCGTTTTGGGAGAAGAAATTTGTTGAACATATCATTAAGACTTTTACAATTTGTCTGCTGAACAGCTTACATTACAAATGTCTGTCTTTCCAGGTGATGAAGATAAAGCTGAACCCCTCCTGCCTAGAGAATAGCCCCCAGTTTGTGTATCTGGCTGGTGACAGTCACTGCATCACCCCTGCATGGAGGTCGATACAGTACAAGGTGAGGAGCATGCACTGATATTTTTTCCTGGCTGTGAATAGACTCCTGTGTATGATGATGGCATGTTTTTCACCTTGTATATACGAGGCCGTGTTGGAAGCAAGGgaatattttgtttgtgtattcACTCACTGTATTCTTCCAACAAATTCAAATACCACATTCTATCttctgtaaattcatttacttttgcaacGACTTCATTTGGTTTTCTGCAAGTTGAAGAAAACCAAAGCCATTCATAGAAGATCagaaaatcagcaccaaggacagagattGAGCTGGTCACTTGGGCTAAAAtgttgtaaattcatttatttttgctggGACTTTTTGTGGTATTTTGAGTGTTACAGTAGAACATAAAACAACTATGTTGTAATGTATTTACTGTGTGAAATTGGAAACATATATTCATGAAGTCATGAATTCTTGCTGAAGAGGTCACTGCACtaataaaaccaccgtgaacacttatgatttaaaagatttacagtatgctgaAGAGTTGCACTAGACCCCATTTGTGAATTAAGTTTCACTCAGGATTGATGCTGACTCTCAAGTCTGGCCAATTCTGTCTCCGAGGGTGGATGAATCCTGATCCGCTGAATCCCCAATCCAACAGTTCATACCCAGATTCACATATCGGGATCAATCTCCATTCCTGTGTGAACGCAGATTTATGAATCCTTTTTCTCGTTTgtcttaggcccaatctagacacagtttttaccgatatctgtggagatgtcgggagggatctggaacgttggctgcgggacacccgtggcgcttgcagtcacaaacagctatatagcctaatgagtccgcgttatatgctaatgagccctctggaagtcgggacgcatctacacgcgcacagaagttgtcggggacccctgctaagctattggAGACCCCTGCTAAGATATTGGGCAAATGCTCCGGACCTTTGGGGAGAAATTCTgacgatatctttatggcgatattgcagttccatttagatgttgaaaaaaagctgtcggcgagaggttgtcggctcgccgatatcgggaaaaccatgtctagatcgtgcctatAAACAGTTTTGTCCCCCCAGGGTGCCACCCATGTGCTCCACCCCCTTCTGTCCACTGGAACAAAGATTTGGCACCTGAGACCCGAGGCCAGATTCTTCACCAAGGAAAACTTCTACACTGTCATGAAGAAGGCGCCGAGGAAGGCCACGGTGATCTTCGTGTTTGGAGAGATCGACTGTCGAGAGGCTCTGCCTGTGTGCCTGGCTAAGTGCAGATATGATGTGAGTTTTCATATCATCTTCTTGATGCCACATTAATTTCATTTCTTGCTTCTTAAAATCTAAGGGTATGtagtgatatcaagtcgaatgacggtggtttcaaatttcaatatttttggaaaTATTACAGTCCATTCACTTGACACTGTTTTTGAAATGAACAGATATAATATAGTTTACCCTGCTGATAAAGATGAATGTAGATGAAGTTGTATATGATTAACAGCAAGTTTGGGGAGTAGACTGGGCGTGTTtggtaacctacatgtagtttttactttaa includes the following:
- the LOC118427401 gene encoding uncharacterized protein LOC118427401, whose amino-acid sequence is MRFYVHHEDSPPYTVVFSWEDQQEGTIGDLLDQFVESFNQKFRGVSELDVEDVFVTKSQSSRQAISNEEQVSRVIRDQEDIFVLSKGPPAVMEPMPHVQSGSVEVEEDDNNDRESRSSGRETSDVTHEHSLSQADDDLDIEDMKDLLEGDSPGGALRSSPQRRHSWEGSFDDVSIANLQIEQLKKERNKELNAGHDAQQVLIAKCVQNAQRLVQQKHCDKAVKIYEQVDRLFPHQKDCLLGLASIYSSAGRPEKALEYLRTSVEAFPDHADLKCRLADCLLELGHGKEASRLLYEAKDILEKKPDTKRTQLLDLQVQLAKAFILLGKHTMALHMCQAVVREKKDHLEGLLEYAELTYKMSTDHARDALTIVMTLMVNKKTWMLPRHRLVNMMKHIPNGLKILEGEIHEAIKSVPALVFLSNVFRDHGDVLNATQLLEHAMQVEPDHCTCFLSLIHMFEAQDRHAEAFKRIRAFLKKHPDMSIAGLKNKVFLPILKAVKEDIYLHATYPRVSGISADVQPPQQRAYNDQELNLLAVMFTLVKILFVKGALGLLPSFTKLLDPAHADRDLHTTLIRNEAAYYSTISQVMKIKLNPSCLENSPQFVYLAGDSHCITPAWRSIQYKGATHVLHPLLSTGTKIWHLRPEARFFTKENFYTVMKKAPRKATVIFVFGEIDCREALPVCLAKCRYDSMEEGINRLLDIYTQVLLGLKRKYKFTIYVHPVPPVLDLTRQTVMKFNKTLKSKVEVTSGLHWLDFVDELLCDHGTMLDSKFEFDGTHLHPCYVERLEQALSEAQERRTTSSPRK